A portion of the Epinephelus moara isolate mb chromosome 4, YSFRI_EMoa_1.0, whole genome shotgun sequence genome contains these proteins:
- the LOC126389000 gene encoding uncharacterized protein LOC126389000, with the protein MSVDGTVTDREEQKQVMDKRQMERESWITVKAQTALMFYSHEGQQHLLNLINMPQTGSHSGHQNPDGSTSESSILDSQRAGRATLVRQAENLCTATKARNDAVLGRLGLPVQDVTLPSPRPPPFPKRSIRSPQRRRRIAPLSDVPRFNTEVISRHQSPGSLDEEDDSFWEKVLLGSQMAALTCKEAQMADRDQSSTSSLSSVDCQTPSELRAIALIEEPTTPPPRRAVPLFRRRMSRLPVLSAKHSGAEKEVADGCRLQSAKGKVEAFVERLKCLQLASIPSPRPPAAPKTTPAVTPLAPTPPRVPQAQKRGTRPGVALRPAKAVSVAGKDTTTDCSPNAAKDKKVKKAELQPLTDPVQSLSACFKLLSLDDWEKKIDGLKIIQALAQHHPDTLRTKVHEVCLVLIEEVNNLRSAVACEAMDTLAELYVHLRKAMDPEAEGTGRALLLKLAQTTSAFIHQQANLALGALVDNCSHGRIVSALLNAGLSHRCAAVRGSMAQHLHQLADSMGAARILTAGRTLTERFLLAVSKMCIDGAPEVRHHGQIVLLKLADHKDFIKLWTKIVPVNERSSLDKILKKAKK; encoded by the exons CAAACTGGGAGCCACAGTGGACATCAAAATCCTGATGGCTCGACCAGTGAGTCCAGCATCCTGGACTCCCAGAGGGCAGGGAGGGCTACGTTAGTGCGCCAGGCAGAAAACCTGTGCACTGCGACGAAAGCCCGAAATGACGCTGTTCTGGGGAGACTGGGACTCCCCGTTCAAGACGTCACCCTGCCTTCACCTCGACCACCACCTTTCCCAAAAAGAAGTATCAGATCCCCCCAACGAAGAAGGAGGATCGCCCCTCTTTCAGATGTTCCTCGTTTCAACACTGAGGTCATCAGCAGACACCAGAGCCCTGGAAGTCTTGATGAGGAGGACGACTCCTTCTGGGAGAAGGTGCTTCTTGGCAGCCAGATGGCTGCCCTCACATGCAAGGAGGCTCAAATGGCAGACCGAGACCAGAGCTCAACCTCCTCCCTCAGCTCCGTTGATTGCCAAACACCCAGTGAGCTGAGGGCCATCGCTCTGATTGAGGAACCAacaactcctcctcctcgtcgAGCAGTCCCACTGTTCAGGAGAAGAATGTCTCGTCTGCCTGTACTTTCAGCCAAACACAGTGGAGCAG AGAAAGAGGTAGCCGATGGATGTAGGCTACAATCGGCTAAAGGGAAAGTCGAGGCTTTTGTGGAGAGATTGAAATGCCTCCAGCTCGCCTCCATCCCTTCACCTCGACCTCCAGCAGCTCCAAAGACGACCCCTGCAGTG ACGCCTTTGGCTCCCACCCCTCCAAGAGTTCCCCAGGCCCAGAAACGAGGGACTCGACCCGGGGTGGCCCTGCGTCCCGCAAAAGCCGTCAGCGTGGCAG GCAAGGACACAACCACCGACTGCAGCCCTAATGCTGCAAAGGATAAAAAGGTCAAGAAGGCGGAGCTACAGCCGTTGACCGACCCTGTGCAGAGCCTGTCTGCCTGTTTCAAGCTGCTCTCCCTAGATGACTG GGAGAAGAAAATCGACGGCTTGAAAATCATTCAGGCTCTTGCACAGCACCACCCAGACACACTGAGGACAAAAGTGCATGAAGTGTGTCTGGTTCTCATCGAGGAG GTGAACAACTTACGCTCAGCCGTTGCCTGTGAAGCAATGGACACCTTGGCAGAGCTGTACGTTCACCTCCGAAAGGCCATGGACCCAGAGGCAGAGGGGACAGGCCGAGCCTTGCTGCTGAAACTGGCACAGACAACGAGTGCCTTCATTCACCAGCAGGCTAATCTTGCTCTCGGCGCCCTGGTAGACAACTGCAGCCATGGTCGCATTGTGAGCGCTCTTTTGAACGCAGGCCTGAG CCACCGATGTGCTGCAGTCAGAGGCAGCATGGCTCAACATCTGCACCAGCTGGCTGACAGCATGGGAGCAGCTCGCATCTTGACAGCAGGAAGGACACTCACAGAGCGCTTCCTTCTTGCTGTCTCCAAGATGTGTATCGATGGTGCACCAGAAGTGAG GCACCATGGACAGATAGTACTCTTAAAATTGGCCGACCACAAGGACTTCATCAAACTGTGGACAAAGATCGTTCCAGTAAACGAAAGATCATCACTGGACAAGATCTTAAAGAAGGCCAAGAAATAG
- the LOC126389001 gene encoding translation factor GUF1, mitochondrial-like, translated as MKKSFLLKMCALCPSGMYPMDQSEYVGLRSAIERLTLNDSSVTVQRDSSLALGAGWRLGFLNLLHMEVFNQRLEQEYSASVIVTAPTGCPLFTPTHQG; from the exons ATGAAAAAGTCCTTTTTGCTGAAGATGTGCGCTCTCTGTCCCTCAGGCATGTATCCCATGGACCAGTCAGAATATGTGGGCCTTCGCAGCGCCATTGAGAGGCTGACCCTGAATGACTCAAGTGTCACAGTGCAGAGAGACAGCAGTCTGGCCCTGGGAGCAGGCTGGAG ACTTGGCTTCCTGAATCTTCTCCATATGGAGGTGTTCAATCAGAGGCTGGAGCAGGAATACAGTGCCTCCGTTATAGTAACAGCACCCACCGGCTGTCCTCTTTTCACCCCAACTCATCAAG GCTAA